One region of Sediminispirochaeta bajacaliforniensis DSM 16054 genomic DNA includes:
- a CDS encoding patatin-like phospholipase family protein — translation MNHIKSLWYSRVAPGRTIRILSVDGGGIRGYLAALILEEIEKKRNNIGRRKPFCRCFDIMAGTSTGSLISLGLAVPQTSKLPTDSPEENAKKAPLMPRLINILSTKARPKYSAAEIARLYREKGTEIFPRYIFKQLNTVRQAFAEKYDAGNFDRVLEDIFGDLTLRDALGRVLITSYDTLSARPIIMKNLPGEENFYLKDAARGSSAAPTYFSPVEVTGLDSNDAFCLVDGGVFANNPAMCAYVEARRLFPLAKKFFILSLGSGRLEQRLSYKQIKSWGYVEWVLPQNNVPLFGMMSTGQNKCVDYQLNHLPGVTYIRFNPLLDGCSEEMDDAGVKNMECLEAVAKRTIEGNKKLIDLIARLL, via the coding sequence ATGAACCACATCAAATCGCTCTGGTATAGCCGAGTGGCTCCAGGAAGAACCATTCGCATCCTATCCGTAGACGGAGGAGGAATTCGTGGGTATCTTGCCGCGCTCATCCTCGAGGAGATTGAGAAAAAACGAAACAACATCGGAAGAAGAAAACCGTTCTGCCGCTGCTTCGATATCATGGCGGGAACAAGTACCGGCAGCCTCATAAGCCTCGGTCTAGCCGTTCCACAAACGAGTAAATTACCCACAGATTCTCCCGAAGAAAACGCTAAAAAGGCACCGCTTATGCCCAGGCTTATCAACATTTTATCCACAAAAGCTCGTCCTAAATACAGCGCCGCAGAGATTGCGCGCTTGTACCGAGAAAAGGGAACGGAGATTTTCCCACGGTATATCTTCAAACAGCTGAATACAGTTCGCCAAGCCTTTGCGGAAAAGTATGATGCGGGAAATTTCGATCGTGTACTTGAAGATATCTTCGGCGACCTCACCCTTCGGGATGCCTTGGGAAGGGTTCTGATAACAAGCTACGATACCCTGTCGGCCCGCCCCATCATTATGAAAAATCTTCCGGGAGAGGAGAATTTCTATCTAAAGGATGCAGCAAGAGGTTCCTCGGCCGCTCCGACCTACTTCTCACCGGTCGAGGTTACAGGCCTGGACAGTAATGATGCATTCTGCCTTGTCGACGGCGGGGTCTTTGCCAATAATCCGGCAATGTGTGCCTATGTGGAGGCTCGCAGGCTTTTTCCCCTTGCCAAAAAATTCTTCATCCTTTCTCTCGGCTCAGGACGACTGGAACAACGATTAAGCTATAAACAGATCAAAAGCTGGGGCTATGTGGAGTGGGTCCTCCCGCAAAACAATGTCCCGCTTTTCGGAATGATGAGCACGGGACAAAATAAGTGCGTCGATTATCAGCTGAATCATCTCCCCGGAGTAACATATATCCGCTTTAACCCTTTGCTTGACGGCTGTAGTGAAGAGATGGATGACGCAGGGGTAAAAAACATGGAGTGTCTCGAAGCGGTGGCAAAACGCACAATCGAGGGAAACAAAAAACTTATCGACTTGATAGCCCGGCTTCTTTGA
- a CDS encoding MATE family efflux transporter, translating into MHVTDQLFGDRSFRKELLRIAVPVALQNLLISSLSVVDTLMLGQLGEVEIAAVGLANQLFFLSLLFFFGVSSGASVFIAQFWGKKDIPSIHRTVGFAFSFAGSAAILFSLLSLTIPDQILRIFTTDEAVVTVGIEYLRVVGISYLFVAASVLASVSLRSIEEAVTPLRATTASIIANIILNYLFIFGKFGFPQMGVAGAALATTISRGLELIILYHAIFVKKNILAAPVRVFFDFNRSFVRRFLKTATPVILNEMAWATGMVVYKIVFARMGTGVIAAMNIVDTASNLLFIIFMGTSNACAVMIGKRVGMGKREEAFTAGKHFIAIGFFFGAVVGLGALLLARFIPGLFNVSDQVKLMTAQVLRLFPIIFPLKALNIHTVIGIFRAGGDTAFSFFVDLSGVWLVGVPLAFLGAFVWELPIHLLFLLLGMEEVCKTIMGLLRFRSRLWIRDITEGEVSA; encoded by the coding sequence ATGCACGTTACTGATCAGCTATTCGGAGATCGTTCTTTCCGAAAAGAGCTGCTTCGCATTGCCGTCCCCGTTGCACTTCAGAATCTTCTCATATCAAGCCTTTCAGTCGTAGACACCCTTATGCTTGGTCAGCTTGGAGAGGTGGAGATTGCAGCAGTTGGGCTGGCAAATCAACTTTTTTTTCTCTCACTTCTCTTCTTTTTCGGGGTCTCAAGCGGCGCATCGGTCTTTATCGCCCAGTTCTGGGGAAAAAAAGATATCCCGTCGATTCACCGAACCGTTGGCTTTGCCTTTAGTTTCGCGGGTTCAGCCGCCATACTCTTTAGTCTTCTTTCTCTCACCATCCCCGACCAGATCCTCAGGATTTTTACTACCGACGAAGCAGTCGTAACGGTCGGTATCGAATACTTGAGGGTGGTGGGGATAAGTTATCTTTTTGTTGCGGCAAGTGTTCTGGCATCGGTAAGCCTGCGCAGTATCGAAGAAGCAGTTACCCCACTGCGGGCAACGACAGCATCGATAATAGCAAATATCATCCTCAATTATCTCTTTATTTTCGGGAAATTCGGCTTTCCTCAAATGGGAGTTGCCGGAGCGGCCCTGGCAACCACAATTTCACGAGGCCTGGAACTGATCATCCTCTACCATGCAATCTTTGTCAAAAAAAATATCTTGGCCGCTCCCGTCCGGGTTTTTTTTGATTTCAACCGCTCTTTTGTCCGTCGTTTTCTCAAGACCGCAACCCCGGTTATTCTCAACGAAATGGCCTGGGCAACCGGTATGGTTGTCTACAAGATTGTATTTGCAAGAATGGGAACCGGGGTAATTGCAGCAATGAATATCGTTGATACCGCAAGCAATCTTCTTTTTATTATCTTTATGGGAACAAGTAATGCCTGTGCGGTCATGATTGGTAAGCGGGTCGGTATGGGAAAGAGAGAGGAAGCTTTCACAGCCGGGAAGCATTTCATTGCAATAGGATTCTTTTTCGGAGCAGTCGTAGGACTCGGAGCACTCCTTCTTGCTCGTTTCATTCCCGGCCTTTTCAATGTAAGCGACCAGGTAAAATTAATGACGGCCCAAGTTCTGCGTCTTTTCCCCATTATCTTTCCACTTAAGGCCCTTAATATTCACACCGTCATCGGTATCTTTAGAGCAGGAGGCGACACGGCCTTCAGCTTTTTTGTGGATCTTTCCGGAGTCTGGCTCGTGGGGGTCCCCCTCGCATTCTTGGGAGCCTTTGTATGGGAACTTCCTATTCACCTGCTTTTTTTGTTGTTGGGAATGGAAGAGGTGTGTAAAACGATCATGGGTCTTCTTCGTTTTCGAAGCAGGCTTTGGATCCGGGATATTACCGAAGGCGAGGTATCGGCATGA
- a CDS encoding substrate-binding domain-containing protein, with protein MEKIVTQKDIAQALHIGQMTVYRALHNKGNISPELRERILAYADEVGYQANRAAQTLVQKRITRIAIFSTDTPRFFWDSVESGIGLAKEQVKHFNYSVEYYRIGNKNTPKYLSTLKDVITEGVDAVGLVNNEEYDMTAIFRVLDDAQVPYILFNIDAKESHRLCYIGPDYVGGGRLAAEFMGKCVAGTSKILVITDDHTKQNISAEVNHLRIDGFMSVMKEKYPSIINIVQGVDLEQSPMDIESELKAIVNGSGQLFDAIYLVPPINQPLMRILAESKRPLPKVLLHDTFPGYKEFFARDMITAIIFQNPIQQGFYAVKVLEEMVETGFMPRDDIHLVQEVMLAENSDLDKNHLSFD; from the coding sequence ATGGAAAAAATAGTGACTCAAAAGGACATTGCGCAAGCCCTGCATATTGGTCAAATGACAGTATACAGGGCCCTTCATAATAAAGGGAACATTTCTCCTGAGTTACGAGAGCGCATACTCGCCTACGCTGACGAGGTCGGTTACCAAGCCAATCGGGCGGCTCAAACCTTGGTGCAAAAAAGGATAACTCGTATTGCAATTTTCTCTACTGATACGCCTCGTTTCTTTTGGGATTCTGTAGAGTCCGGAATAGGACTTGCGAAAGAACAGGTTAAACACTTCAATTATTCCGTGGAGTACTACCGTATTGGTAATAAAAATACTCCTAAGTATCTTTCCACCTTGAAAGATGTCATAACTGAAGGGGTGGATGCCGTCGGGCTTGTCAATAATGAAGAATATGATATGACTGCAATTTTCCGAGTATTGGATGATGCACAGGTTCCTTATATTTTGTTCAATATTGATGCTAAGGAGTCTCATCGCCTTTGTTATATCGGCCCTGACTATGTGGGAGGTGGTCGGCTTGCCGCCGAATTTATGGGGAAATGCGTGGCAGGAACGTCGAAAATCCTTGTAATAACCGATGATCACACAAAGCAGAATATTTCGGCGGAAGTTAATCATTTGCGTATTGACGGCTTTATGTCCGTGATGAAAGAGAAGTATCCATCCATCATTAATATTGTACAGGGCGTCGACCTTGAACAGTCCCCGATGGATATCGAATCCGAACTTAAGGCTATAGTAAACGGATCCGGGCAGCTGTTTGATGCAATATACTTGGTACCTCCGATTAATCAGCCTCTTATGAGGATTCTTGCCGAATCAAAAAGGCCGCTGCCGAAGGTCCTTTTACACGATACCTTTCCCGGCTACAAAGAGTTTTTTGCAAGAGATATGATAACGGCAATTATTTTTCAAAACCCTATTCAGCAGGGTTTTTACGCTGTCAAGGTCCTTGAGGAGATGGTGGAAACCGGCTTTATGCCTCGGGACGATATTCATTTGGTGCAGGAAGTTATGTTGGCTGAAAATAGTGATCTTGATAAAAATCACCTGTCATTTGACTGA
- a CDS encoding ABC transporter substrate-binding protein: MKKIGVISVLLIFLSTFTYASGDQEAGKTELFFFCGHGDLEEGTKEIIAAYEETHPNIKITTIFNSKDYATQFQSMMATDTLPDIVMVDQERLKEFVAADMLLDLSDRPVASRLFDVAKEPNMIDGRLYSVPFHLQGYGMLYNPKLLAQAHINKVPSTLSELKAAVDKLNAAGITPFTSMFNETWAADQYLLFGISPILNQDPSLITGLYNGRVKFSDTKFSEVFNYIDILKDNVPENPFSYSFGEGASYFGQGKAALAIHGDWILRTALAVNPNLDVHLAALPYSDVKENNKIVVGVANGLGIIKNSKHLQEAIDFFDYYSTLESAQILSKYNFSYVPQKGFDTKGLHAVYTDISEALDQGNVIPWEWLKVAPGGVKLEAGQSMQAYLSNQISQAQVMENVQAAFDDAVK, translated from the coding sequence ATGAAGAAGATAGGGGTAATTAGCGTATTGCTTATTTTTTTGAGCACGTTTACCTATGCATCAGGAGATCAGGAAGCGGGAAAGACCGAATTGTTTTTTTTCTGTGGCCATGGTGATCTTGAAGAGGGAACAAAGGAGATAATTGCGGCGTACGAAGAGACGCATCCCAATATAAAAATTACAACGATTTTTAATTCAAAAGATTATGCAACGCAATTTCAATCGATGATGGCAACCGATACATTGCCTGATATCGTTATGGTTGATCAGGAACGACTGAAGGAATTTGTTGCTGCAGATATGTTATTGGATCTAAGCGACAGGCCCGTTGCATCTCGCCTGTTTGATGTTGCGAAGGAACCGAACATGATAGACGGAAGGCTTTATTCTGTTCCGTTTCATCTCCAAGGCTATGGGATGTTGTACAACCCGAAATTGTTGGCGCAAGCACATATCAACAAGGTCCCTTCTACTTTATCTGAATTGAAAGCCGCGGTCGACAAACTCAATGCTGCCGGGATTACTCCTTTTACTTCGATGTTTAATGAAACGTGGGCGGCCGATCAGTACCTTTTGTTCGGAATCAGCCCGATCTTAAACCAGGACCCCAGCCTGATTACGGGTCTGTATAATGGTAGGGTGAAATTCAGTGATACAAAATTTTCCGAGGTATTTAACTATATCGATATCCTCAAGGATAATGTTCCGGAAAATCCCTTCTCATATTCGTTTGGAGAAGGAGCCAGTTATTTTGGACAGGGGAAAGCTGCATTGGCAATCCACGGAGATTGGATTTTGAGAACGGCACTTGCCGTCAATCCTAATCTGGATGTCCATTTGGCAGCGTTGCCATATTCGGACGTGAAAGAAAATAACAAGATTGTCGTTGGTGTGGCAAACGGGCTTGGGATCATCAAGAATAGCAAGCACCTGCAGGAGGCAATAGACTTTTTCGATTACTATTCGACCCTTGAATCGGCCCAGATTCTTTCGAAATACAATTTTTCGTATGTTCCTCAGAAGGGATTTGATACCAAGGGACTCCATGCCGTTTATACCGATATCTCCGAAGCGTTAGACCAGGGCAATGTTATTCCCTGGGAATGGTTAAAGGTCGCTCCCGGTGGGGTGAAGCTGGAAGCCGGACAGTCGATGCAGGCTTATCTCAGTAACCAAATTTCCCAGGCCCAGGTCATGGAAAATGTCCAAGCGGCATTTGATGATGCAGTAAAATAA
- a CDS encoding carbohydrate ABC transporter permease has translation MKKHYYSADYFLFILPAFSLFFLFFLIPVFNGVRYSFFEWNGISAAKTFVGLENFRNVLNDKIFFEAFKNTLKFTVVHVLTVNLLALLLATLLTKPSVVGRNFFRGIFFLPNVLSLIVVGQIWKFFLGQASFELGKKIGVALFQIGWLSDPHVALYSTIIASVWQATGWYMLIYIAGITAIPRELYEAATIDGGRQVFVFRHITLPLLIPSLTICIFLSTINSLRVFDIVYAMTGGGPGHATETALLNIYNTTFNSFKYGYGTAKAIVLLIVIIVVSFAQIILLKRKEVDL, from the coding sequence ATGAAAAAGCACTATTATAGCGCAGATTATTTTTTGTTTATTCTTCCGGCATTTTCTTTATTCTTTCTTTTTTTCCTGATTCCGGTCTTCAATGGGGTACGCTATAGTTTTTTTGAATGGAACGGCATATCCGCGGCAAAGACATTTGTAGGTCTTGAGAATTTCAGAAATGTTCTTAACGATAAGATCTTTTTCGAAGCTTTCAAGAATACGTTGAAATTTACCGTCGTACATGTACTAACCGTAAATCTTCTTGCACTTTTATTGGCGACCCTCCTGACAAAGCCTTCTGTTGTCGGGCGAAACTTTTTTCGCGGGATATTCTTTTTGCCGAATGTCCTTAGCCTCATTGTGGTCGGTCAGATTTGGAAATTTTTTCTTGGTCAAGCTTCATTCGAATTAGGAAAAAAGATCGGGGTTGCATTGTTTCAGATAGGATGGCTGAGTGATCCACACGTTGCTCTCTATTCGACGATCATTGCTTCGGTATGGCAGGCTACGGGGTGGTATATGCTGATCTATATTGCCGGGATAACGGCAATACCTCGGGAACTGTATGAGGCTGCAACAATCGACGGAGGCCGTCAGGTTTTTGTTTTTCGGCATATCACGTTACCGCTGCTTATCCCGTCCCTGACCATATGTATTTTCCTTTCGACAATCAATTCTTTACGGGTATTCGATATTGTCTATGCAATGACGGGCGGTGGACCTGGTCATGCAACGGAGACTGCCTTACTAAATATTTATAATACGACATTCAATTCTTTCAAATACGGATATGGGACGGCAAAAGCCATTGTGTTGCTGATTGTTATTATTGTTGTTTCATTTGCACAAATTATATTGCTGAAACGCAAAGAAGTTGATTTGTAG
- a CDS encoding carbohydrate ABC transporter permease, translated as MTVEKLLKTILLYIILIIGVSIFIAPFYFVIINSLKTNSEYLVSKLVLPSSFYLDNYVATIEMMKYGKTLLNSIIITAFSVFGILVIASMAAYKIARTKGILNTILFFLFLSVFVVPFQSVMIPIVVMARRLSLMNKLYGMVLVYLGLVSPTAIFLYRGFIQTIPLSLEECAQIDGASVYQIFFRIVLPLLKPITSTIIILLGLQIWNDFLLPLLMLQTPKNYTLPLATMRFFQTYNTAWGNILAATVLSSIPMIILFFSAQKQIVQGVTSGAIKG; from the coding sequence ATGACAGTAGAAAAACTGCTCAAAACCATTCTTCTTTATATTATTCTCATCATAGGTGTCAGCATCTTTATTGCTCCTTTCTACTTTGTAATTATAAATTCCTTAAAGACAAATTCGGAATATCTAGTATCAAAGCTGGTTCTTCCCTCCTCATTCTACTTGGACAATTATGTTGCAACCATCGAGATGATGAAATATGGAAAAACTTTGCTAAATTCGATTATTATTACAGCTTTTTCCGTCTTTGGAATTCTTGTGATAGCTTCGATGGCTGCATATAAGATTGCAAGGACGAAAGGTATACTAAATACCATTTTATTTTTTCTCTTTTTAAGTGTATTTGTTGTTCCGTTTCAGTCCGTTATGATTCCCATAGTGGTGATGGCCAGACGATTGTCTTTGATGAACAAACTATATGGTATGGTTCTGGTCTATCTGGGTTTGGTTTCTCCGACCGCAATTTTTCTGTACAGAGGATTCATTCAGACCATTCCCCTCTCTTTGGAAGAATGTGCACAGATCGACGGCGCTTCGGTATATCAGATTTTCTTTCGAATTGTTTTACCGTTATTGAAGCCTATTACCAGCACCATTATCATCCTCCTCGGTCTTCAGATCTGGAATGATTTTCTTCTACCCCTTCTTATGCTGCAAACGCCTAAGAACTATACGCTGCCCTTGGCTACAATGCGCTTTTTCCAAACATATAATACTGCTTGGGGAAATATTCTGGCAGCGACGGTTTTGTCTTCAATACCTATGATAATCCTTTTTTTCTCAGCCCAAAAACAAATTGTACAAGGTGTAACCTCTGGTGCAATAAAAGGATAG
- a CDS encoding glycoside hydrolase family 31 protein, giving the protein MNIINTTPFSADKDGMVWKGGRETVMVQAVLPGVIRVEAWQAPSCTEDYYTIEACHASISDNDLSIRIEKEKAQLSSGDLQVEISSGGRLSFSNVQTGRLLFQEADWLPGNPTLFPKSRAYKRKNGAWNIQQLFLSQDEEKFYGLGQHRNGLFNYKGAVIPLCQQNGETSIPFLLSSKMYGFVWNNPSLGQVELVNNRTCWVAEEARKIDYYVITGSDYKTIYSRYADVTGHSPQLPFWATGFWQSKLRYASQEEVLNVVDEYQRRGIPLSAIVIDYLHWTRMGDFEWDERLWPSPETMVETLRQKDVTLVASIWPAINPKSKHAEELSKKGYLVDSVKGMNLFFPFFDTNDIPPLFLQYYDATNPDARTYFWKKVKAMYYDKGIKNYWLDGCEPEIYPFDMDNLLFSLGDGKAVANLYPLCHQRGIAEALRAEGETDFVLLCRSGWLGTQRFGSALWSGDILSNWQTFADQIRVGLHVGMSGIPWWTSDIGGFMEGNIHDEGFQELLIRWFEYGIFCPLCRLHGNRDPRPENPTESGADNEVWSFGDKAYKVLQKMLRIREKLRPYIYREMERTSQDGLPMMRPLFFDYPEDSACWDVGDEYLFGSQILVAPVHEKGAIGRSLYLPQNRQWMDAWTGTLHEGGVRLQVSAPLDMIPVFLSPDCDESVVQAFRE; this is encoded by the coding sequence ATGAATATAATAAACACGACTCCTTTTTCTGCGGATAAGGACGGTATGGTCTGGAAAGGCGGCCGTGAGACCGTAATGGTGCAGGCCGTATTACCGGGAGTGATTAGGGTAGAAGCTTGGCAAGCCCCATCCTGTACGGAAGATTATTATACCATTGAGGCTTGTCATGCTTCAATAAGCGATAACGACTTATCAATACGGATTGAGAAAGAAAAGGCACAGCTATCTTCGGGTGACCTTCAGGTTGAAATTTCATCGGGAGGGCGGCTTAGCTTTTCGAATGTACAGACAGGCCGGTTGCTTTTTCAAGAAGCCGACTGGCTGCCTGGTAACCCAACTCTTTTCCCAAAGAGTCGAGCGTACAAAAGAAAAAATGGGGCTTGGAATATACAACAATTGTTTCTTTCACAGGACGAAGAAAAATTTTACGGCCTCGGACAACATCGGAACGGATTGTTCAATTATAAAGGTGCTGTTATTCCCTTATGCCAGCAGAATGGGGAGACCTCGATTCCCTTCCTTCTGTCTTCAAAAATGTATGGCTTTGTATGGAATAATCCGTCGTTGGGGCAGGTGGAATTGGTGAATAACCGCACCTGTTGGGTAGCGGAGGAGGCACGAAAAATTGATTACTACGTCATCACCGGGAGTGATTATAAAACAATCTATTCACGGTATGCAGATGTAACCGGCCATTCGCCGCAACTTCCTTTTTGGGCTACCGGTTTTTGGCAAAGTAAGTTACGGTATGCTTCCCAGGAAGAAGTTCTGAACGTTGTGGATGAGTACCAAAGACGAGGAATACCGTTATCAGCAATCGTCATTGATTATTTACATTGGACACGCATGGGAGATTTTGAGTGGGATGAGCGTTTGTGGCCTTCACCGGAAACAATGGTCGAAACATTGCGGCAGAAGGACGTAACCCTCGTCGCTTCGATATGGCCGGCAATAAATCCTAAGTCGAAACATGCGGAAGAATTATCCAAGAAAGGGTACCTGGTCGATTCTGTAAAAGGAATGAATCTTTTTTTCCCATTTTTTGATACGAATGATATTCCTCCGCTCTTTCTCCAATATTATGATGCCACCAATCCTGATGCACGCACCTATTTTTGGAAGAAAGTGAAGGCGATGTATTACGACAAGGGGATTAAAAATTACTGGTTGGATGGATGTGAGCCGGAGATATATCCCTTTGATATGGATAATCTTTTGTTTTCCCTGGGAGATGGGAAAGCCGTTGCCAATCTTTACCCCTTGTGCCACCAAAGAGGGATAGCCGAAGCATTACGTGCGGAAGGCGAAACGGATTTTGTGCTCTTGTGCCGCTCCGGCTGGCTTGGAACACAACGCTTTGGTTCTGCCCTTTGGTCTGGGGACATTTTGTCGAATTGGCAGACCTTTGCCGACCAGATTCGTGTAGGCCTGCATGTCGGTATGAGTGGTATCCCGTGGTGGACTTCCGATATCGGAGGTTTCATGGAGGGCAATATCCATGATGAAGGATTTCAGGAACTGCTTATACGGTGGTTCGAATATGGAATTTTCTGTCCTTTATGCCGTCTTCATGGTAATAGGGATCCCAGACCGGAAAATCCTACGGAATCCGGTGCAGACAATGAGGTTTGGTCCTTCGGTGACAAAGCCTATAAAGTTTTGCAAAAGATGCTTAGAATCAGAGAGAAGCTACGGCCGTATATCTACCGGGAAATGGAACGAACTTCTCAGGATGGACTTCCTATGATGCGGCCGTTATTTTTCGATTATCCGGAGGATTCGGCTTGTTGGGATGTCGGAGATGAATACCTATTCGGCTCTCAAATCCTTGTCGCACCCGTACATGAAAAAGGTGCTATCGGCAGAAGCCTCTATCTACCCCAAAATCGGCAATGGATGGATGCGTGGACAGGAACCTTGCATGAAGGAGGTGTCCGACTTCAGGTTTCTGCACCATTAGATATGATTCCCGTTTTTCTATCACCGGATTGTGATGAAAGTGTGGTGCAGGCATTTCGAGAATAG
- a CDS encoding MBL fold metallo-hydrolase produces the protein MEELDALTVTVVAEDSVAYETPYLGQHGISLFLNAVRGETSVNILMDVGQNPKALLTNMELLSISPGSIDMIVLTHCHYDHTQGLVEIIKATGKRNLPVVAHPDLFRVHVITDPFLRYIGVPGEDRNKVVEEAGGILCLVSDPLELMPGLMTSGEIQMLTDYEEVGMALKTIRNGNVSEDSVVDDLSLFAVVKNRGLVVMTGCGHRGIVNIVRQGVRNTDTRKIASVIGGFHLIESSDEKIEKTAEGLKDLDIDSVKAGHCTGFKAQVELYHVFKDAFSPMHAGDIYRF, from the coding sequence GTGGAAGAACTTGATGCATTGACAGTCACCGTAGTTGCGGAGGATTCCGTTGCTTACGAAACCCCTTATTTGGGACAGCACGGCATTTCTCTTTTCCTCAATGCTGTTCGGGGTGAGACAAGTGTCAACATTCTCATGGATGTCGGACAAAATCCGAAAGCACTTTTAACCAATATGGAATTGCTTAGTATTTCACCTGGATCAATTGATATGATCGTTTTGACCCACTGTCATTACGATCACACCCAAGGTCTTGTTGAGATTATCAAAGCGACGGGGAAAAGAAACCTTCCTGTCGTTGCACATCCCGATCTTTTTCGCGTACATGTTATTACCGACCCTTTTTTGCGCTATATCGGAGTACCGGGAGAGGACCGAAACAAAGTGGTGGAGGAAGCAGGGGGAATTTTGTGTCTCGTTTCCGATCCCTTGGAACTTATGCCGGGCCTCATGACGAGTGGAGAGATTCAGATGCTTACCGACTATGAAGAGGTTGGTATGGCATTGAAAACCATTCGAAACGGGAACGTATCAGAAGATTCTGTTGTTGATGATCTAAGCCTCTTCGCTGTGGTAAAAAATAGAGGGTTAGTCGTTATGACGGGCTGTGGGCACAGGGGAATTGTGAATATTGTCCGGCAAGGGGTCCGAAATACCGACACTCGGAAGATTGCATCTGTTATTGGGGGCTTTCATCTTATTGAATCTTCCGATGAAAAGATCGAAAAAACGGCCGAAGGCTTGAAGGATTTGGATATTGATTCGGTGAAGGCCGGACACTGTACCGGTTTTAAGGCCCAGGTTGAGCTTTATCATGTGTTTAAAGATGCCTTTTCTCCCATGCACGCCGGAGATATATACCGATTCTGA